From a region of the Agrobacterium larrymoorei genome:
- the gloB gene encoding hydroxyacylglutathione hydrolase: MKPLEIEVFQCRSDNFGVLLHDSESGATVSIDAPEEAPILEALNRRGWTLSDIFTTHHHQDHVDANLALKERFHCEIRGPHDEAIAIPGLDKSAADGDEFEWAGRRVQVISTPGHTAGHICYYLPDDGLLFAADTLFAMGCGRLFERPAADMWHSFQKLMALPDETKVYFGHEYTVANARFAITVDPENGVLKNRVADVESLRKDGRFTIPTTIGLEKQTNPYMRVADASIRAHLGLETATDAEVFAEIRTRKDNF, encoded by the coding sequence ATGAAGCCGTTGGAAATCGAGGTCTTTCAGTGCCGGAGCGATAATTTCGGCGTGCTTCTGCACGACAGCGAAAGCGGCGCGACCGTCTCCATCGATGCGCCGGAAGAAGCACCCATTCTCGAAGCGCTGAACCGGCGCGGCTGGACGCTCTCCGATATCTTCACCACCCATCACCATCAGGATCATGTCGACGCCAATCTGGCGCTGAAGGAACGCTTCCACTGCGAAATCCGCGGCCCCCACGATGAGGCTATCGCTATCCCCGGTCTCGACAAATCCGCAGCCGATGGCGACGAGTTCGAATGGGCCGGACGCCGCGTGCAGGTTATTTCCACGCCGGGCCATACCGCAGGCCATATCTGCTACTACCTGCCGGATGACGGCCTGCTCTTTGCAGCCGATACGCTGTTTGCCATGGGCTGCGGCAGGCTGTTCGAGCGTCCGGCTGCGGATATGTGGCATTCGTTCCAGAAACTCATGGCACTGCCGGACGAAACGAAAGTCTATTTCGGCCACGAATACACGGTGGCGAACGCCCGCTTCGCAATCACGGTCGATCCCGAAAACGGCGTTCTCAAGAACCGCGTCGCCGATGTGGAATCTCTGCGCAAAGATGGCCGCTTCACCATTCCGACGACCATCGGCCTTGAGAAGCAGACCAATCCCTACATGCGGGTGGCAGACGCCAGCATCCGCGCCCATCTTGGCCTTGAAACCGCGACCGATGCAGAGGTCTTTGCCGAAATCAGAACGCGCAAGGATAATTTCTGA
- a CDS encoding CobW family GTP-binding protein, whose amino-acid sequence MAFERIPVSILTGFLGAGKSTLLNRLLKDPAMSDAAIIINEFGDVSIDHLLVERSGDGIIELAEGCLCCTVRGELVDTLAELMDGIQTGRLKPVKRVVIETTGLADPAPVMQSIMGNPVIAQNFALNGMITVVDAVNGASTLDHHEEAVKQVAVADRLVLTKRKLAQPDAVSSLVARLSALNPRASIEDGDREDWKATDLLDNGLYDFSSKTADVSRWPGEEAAHDGHDHHEHGHHHDHSHDHHHHHHHDVNRHNASIRSFSILHDRPIDPLAIEMFVDLLRSAHGEKLLRMKAIVALSDNPERPLVLHGVQSIFHPPQRLAAWPDPADKRTRMVLITKDLPEAFVKDLFSAFTGTAGIDRPDSQAMMDNPLAVPGMRF is encoded by the coding sequence ATGGCATTCGAACGGATACCGGTTTCCATTCTCACGGGATTTCTGGGCGCCGGAAAATCGACGCTGCTCAACAGGCTTCTGAAAGATCCGGCAATGTCGGATGCGGCGATCATCATCAACGAGTTCGGTGATGTCAGCATAGATCATCTGCTGGTGGAACGCTCTGGCGATGGCATCATCGAACTGGCGGAAGGCTGCCTGTGCTGCACCGTGCGCGGCGAGCTTGTGGATACGCTTGCGGAACTGATGGATGGCATCCAGACCGGGCGGTTGAAGCCGGTCAAGCGCGTCGTCATCGAAACGACGGGTCTTGCCGACCCGGCACCCGTGATGCAGTCGATCATGGGCAACCCAGTCATCGCGCAGAATTTCGCTCTCAATGGCATGATTACGGTGGTGGATGCGGTGAATGGCGCATCGACGCTCGATCATCACGAGGAAGCGGTAAAGCAGGTCGCAGTCGCGGATCGACTCGTGCTGACGAAGCGCAAGCTTGCGCAGCCGGATGCGGTGTCGTCGCTCGTCGCGCGCCTTTCCGCGCTGAACCCGCGCGCCTCTATCGAAGATGGCGACCGGGAGGACTGGAAAGCCACGGACCTGCTGGATAATGGCCTTTATGATTTTTCCAGCAAGACAGCGGATGTGAGCCGCTGGCCTGGCGAGGAAGCCGCTCACGACGGGCATGATCATCATGAACACGGCCACCATCATGACCATTCTCACGATCACCACCACCACCACCACCACGATGTGAACCGCCACAACGCCTCGATCCGCTCCTTCTCCATTCTGCATGATCGGCCAATCGATCCGCTGGCAATCGAAATGTTCGTGGATTTGCTGCGCTCCGCGCATGGTGAGAAGCTGCTTCGCATGAAGGCCATCGTCGCCCTTTCGGACAATCCCGAAAGGCCGCTTGTGCTGCATGGCGTGCAATCGATCTTCCACCCGCCACAGCGTCTTGCCGCCTGGCCGGATCCGGCGGACAAGCGCACGCGCATGGTGCTGATCACCAAGGATTTGCCGGAAGCTTTCGTGAAAGATCTCTTTTCCGCCTTCACCGGCACCGCTGGCATAGACAGGCCGGACAGCCAGGCGATGATGGACAATCCGCTGGCCGTTCCCGGTATGCGTTTCTAA
- a CDS encoding prephenate/arogenate dehydrogenase family protein codes for MAGFMFERITLIGIGLIGSSIARDIKELGIAREVVISTRSEETLKRAEELALGTSYAISAADAVKDADLVIVSVPVGASEAVTQQIAPHLKAGAIVTDVGSTKASVIAQMAPHMPQNVHFIPGHPLAGTEKSGPDSGFAGLFRDRWCIFTPLPGTDAAALERLKGFWVALGSRVDEMDAEHHDKVLAIVSHLPHIIAYNIVGTADDLETVTESEVIKYSASGFRDFTRLAASDPTMWRDVCLHNKDAILEMLARFSEDLASLQRAIRWGEGDKLFELFSRTRAIRRSIVQAGQDVDAPDFGRHSLDQKK; via the coding sequence ATGGCGGGTTTCATGTTTGAACGGATAACGCTGATCGGCATCGGCCTGATCGGCTCGTCCATCGCGCGGGATATCAAGGAACTCGGTATTGCCCGCGAGGTGGTGATTTCCACCCGCAGCGAAGAGACGCTGAAACGCGCCGAAGAGCTGGCGCTCGGCACCTCCTACGCCATCTCGGCGGCCGATGCGGTCAAGGACGCCGATCTCGTCATCGTTTCGGTTCCCGTCGGTGCATCCGAAGCTGTGACGCAGCAGATTGCACCGCATCTGAAAGCGGGCGCTATCGTGACCGATGTCGGCTCGACCAAGGCATCCGTCATTGCGCAGATGGCACCGCATATGCCGCAGAATGTGCATTTCATTCCCGGCCACCCGCTGGCGGGAACGGAAAAATCCGGCCCCGATTCCGGCTTTGCCGGGCTGTTTCGGGATCGCTGGTGCATTTTCACGCCGTTGCCGGGCACGGATGCGGCTGCGCTGGAGCGCCTGAAAGGCTTCTGGGTCGCGCTCGGCTCACGCGTGGATGAGATGGATGCGGAGCATCACGACAAGGTGCTGGCCATCGTATCTCACCTGCCGCACATCATCGCGTACAACATTGTCGGTACGGCGGATGATCTGGAAACGGTGACGGAATCGGAAGTGATCAAATATTCCGCTTCGGGTTTCCGCGATTTTACCCGCCTTGCCGCGTCCGATCCCACCATGTGGCGGGATGTGTGCCTGCACAACAAGGATGCGATCCTTGAAATGCTGGCGCGCTTCTCGGAAGATCTGGCATCGCTGCAACGCGCTATTCGCTGGGGAGAAGGCGACAAGCTGTTCGAGCTTTTCTCCCGCACCCGCGCCATCCGCCGCTCCATCGTGCAGGCGGGACAGGATGTGGATGCGCCGGACTTCGGACGCCACTCGCTGGACCAGAAGAAATAA
- the hisC gene encoding histidinol-phosphate transaminase — translation MSAELNQPVPRPGILDIAAYVPGKEHVDGVAKVYKLSSNETPLGASPKAIEAFKAAAANLEIYPDGQAVALRQAIADVHGLNISNIICGNGSDELLGLLCHVYLGAGDEAIITEHGFLVYKIQIMGAGAIPVTVKETDCTVDVDAILAAVTEKTKMVFIANPGNPTGTYVPVAEIRRLQAGLPKNVILVLDAAYAEYVRKNDYEAGLELVSGNANVVMTRTFSKVYGLAALRVGWMYGPAAIIDALNRVRGPFNMNAPAIAAGAAAIRDQAFMQQAVTHNLLWSDKLTAAFTELGLTVTPSVTNFVLIHFPDVDGKRAADADEFLSRRGYILRAVRGYGFANSLRMTVGSEEANLGVIASLKEFMGKA, via the coding sequence ATGAGTGCAGAGCTTAACCAACCTGTTCCGCGTCCAGGCATCCTGGATATCGCCGCTTATGTTCCGGGCAAGGAGCATGTGGACGGTGTCGCGAAGGTTTATAAGCTCTCCTCCAACGAGACGCCGCTTGGTGCGAGCCCTAAGGCGATTGAAGCTTTCAAGGCCGCAGCAGCCAATCTGGAAATCTACCCCGACGGACAGGCCGTGGCGCTGCGCCAGGCGATTGCCGATGTGCATGGGCTGAATATTTCCAACATCATCTGCGGCAATGGCTCGGATGAGCTGCTGGGTCTGCTCTGCCACGTCTATCTGGGTGCGGGCGATGAGGCGATCATTACCGAGCACGGCTTCCTCGTCTACAAGATCCAGATCATGGGTGCCGGTGCTATACCTGTTACCGTGAAGGAGACGGATTGCACGGTGGATGTGGATGCCATCCTCGCTGCCGTGACGGAAAAGACGAAGATGGTGTTCATTGCCAATCCCGGTAACCCGACGGGAACCTATGTTCCGGTGGCCGAAATCCGCCGTCTTCAGGCCGGTTTGCCGAAAAATGTCATTCTCGTTCTGGATGCGGCCTATGCGGAATATGTGCGCAAGAACGATTATGAGGCCGGGCTGGAACTGGTTTCCGGCAACGCCAATGTCGTGATGACGCGCACCTTTTCCAAGGTCTATGGTCTGGCTGCGCTTCGCGTCGGCTGGATGTATGGCCCGGCTGCCATCATCGATGCGCTGAACCGAGTGCGTGGCCCGTTCAACATGAACGCGCCTGCCATTGCTGCCGGTGCTGCCGCAATCCGCGATCAGGCCTTCATGCAGCAGGCCGTTACCCATAATCTTCTATGGTCCGACAAATTGACGGCTGCCTTTACCGAACTCGGCCTGACCGTCACGCCATCGGTGACGAACTTCGTTCTCATCCACTTCCCCGATGTGGATGGCAAGCGCGCAGCCGATGCCGACGAATTCCTAAGCCGTCGCGGCTATATTCTGCGTGCGGTTCGTGGGTATGGCTTTGCCAATTCGCTGCGCATGACGGTGGGCTCGGAAGAGGCCAACCTCGGCGTCATCGCATCTCTCAAAGAGTTCATGGGTAAGGCGTGA
- a CDS encoding cupin domain-containing protein gives MAGEQTASDLIAALNLEPHPEGGFYRQTFRDKNGGERGHSTAIYYLLEKGQRSHWHKVTDAVETWHYYAGAPLALHLSEDGKNISTTTLGPSILDGERPQAIVPANCWQAAESLGEFTLVGCTVAPGFVFESFVMAEPGWQPGRGA, from the coding sequence ATGGCCGGTGAGCAAACCGCCTCAGACCTCATCGCCGCCCTCAATCTCGAACCACACCCGGAAGGCGGTTTCTACCGCCAGACCTTCCGCGACAAAAATGGCGGCGAGCGCGGCCACTCTACCGCGATCTATTACCTGCTCGAAAAGGGCCAGCGCTCCCATTGGCACAAGGTCACGGATGCGGTGGAAACCTGGCACTATTACGCCGGAGCCCCACTCGCACTTCATCTTTCCGAAGATGGCAAAAACATCTCCACCACAACACTCGGCCCCTCCATATTGGATGGCGAGCGCCCTCAGGCTATCGTCCCTGCCAATTGCTGGCAGGCCGCAGAAAGCCTTGGCGAATTCACCTTGGTAGGCTGCACGGTAGCACCGGGCTTCGTCTTTGAAAGTTTCGTGATGGCCGAACCCGGCTGGCAGCCGGGGCGAGGGGCCTAG
- a CDS encoding class I SAM-dependent methyltransferase, which yields MNTDIVDLREFYHSPLGRSAEQAITMALSTLWPPLPDERLVGLGYAVPFLDRFRHDTERTFAFMPAGQGAVNWPAGELSSTALVFDEELPLPDSSIDRVLMVHSLEFVENPREALKELWRVLAPGGRLVIVVPNRRGVWARMEHTPFGSGRPYSRSQLTALLRETNFTPGASAEALFFPPSKVRSVLKFRRYIETVGRRLWPVFSGVIVVEAQKRLYQGLPVTQRASRRVFVPVLAPQGVPSTRTKLDQQKKR from the coding sequence ATGAACACCGATATCGTCGATCTGCGCGAATTTTATCACTCTCCGCTGGGCCGTTCCGCCGAACAGGCCATCACCATGGCGCTTTCGACGCTGTGGCCGCCGCTGCCGGATGAGCGGCTGGTGGGGCTGGGTTATGCCGTGCCTTTTCTGGACCGTTTTCGCCACGATACGGAACGTACTTTCGCCTTCATGCCAGCGGGACAGGGAGCCGTGAACTGGCCAGCGGGCGAGCTTTCTTCCACCGCGCTCGTTTTCGATGAGGAGCTGCCGCTGCCGGATTCCTCAATCGACCGTGTGCTGATGGTGCATTCGCTGGAATTCGTGGAAAACCCTCGCGAGGCGCTTAAGGAATTGTGGCGGGTTCTGGCACCGGGCGGGCGGCTGGTCATCGTGGTGCCGAACCGCCGCGGCGTGTGGGCGCGGATGGAACATACGCCCTTCGGCTCGGGCCGCCCCTATTCGCGCAGCCAGCTGACCGCGCTGTTGCGCGAGACGAATTTTACCCCCGGCGCTTCTGCCGAAGCCTTGTTTTTTCCGCCTTCGAAGGTGCGTTCCGTGTTGAAGTTTCGGCGTTACATTGAGACCGTTGGCCGCAGGCTCTGGCCGGTCTTTTCCGGCGTGATTGTGGTGGAGGCGCAAAAGCGGCTTTATCAGGGGCTGCCGGTCACGCAGCGCGCGTCCCGCCGTGTCTTCGTTCCGGTGCTTGCGCCGCAGGGCGTGCCGAGCACGCGCACGAAACTGGACCAGCAAAAGAAGCGCTGA
- a CDS encoding SDR family oxidoreductase, which translates to MSTITLNAPKLFDLSGQVALVTGAGSGIGQRIAMGLAQAGADVALLDRRTDDGLAQTADFIARAGRKSVQIAADVTSKQALADAVAKTEADLGALSLAVNAAGIANANPAEEMEESQFQTMMDINLKGVFLSCQAEAQAMLKHGRGSIVNIASMSGVIVNRGLMQCHYNASKAGVIHMSKSMAMEWVGKGLRVNTISPGYTATPMNTRPEMVHQTKLFEEQTPMQRMANVDEMVGPAIFLLSDAASFVTGVDLLVDGGFCCW; encoded by the coding sequence ATGTCCACCATCACGCTCAACGCGCCAAAGCTCTTCGATCTTTCCGGTCAGGTCGCGCTCGTCACCGGTGCCGGTTCCGGCATCGGCCAGCGCATCGCCATGGGTCTGGCGCAGGCTGGCGCCGACGTCGCGCTGCTCGACCGTCGCACCGATGACGGTCTGGCCCAGACGGCGGATTTCATCGCCAGGGCTGGCCGCAAGTCGGTTCAGATCGCGGCTGACGTGACGAGCAAGCAGGCGTTGGCAGATGCCGTGGCTAAGACCGAGGCCGATCTCGGCGCGCTGTCGCTCGCGGTGAATGCTGCCGGTATCGCCAACGCCAATCCTGCGGAGGAAATGGAGGAAAGCCAGTTCCAGACGATGATGGATATCAACCTGAAGGGCGTTTTCCTCTCCTGCCAGGCGGAAGCGCAGGCCATGCTGAAACACGGCCGCGGCTCAATCGTCAACATCGCCTCCATGTCCGGTGTCATCGTCAATCGCGGGCTGATGCAGTGCCACTACAATGCGTCCAAGGCGGGCGTGATCCACATGTCCAAATCCATGGCGATGGAGTGGGTCGGCAAGGGCCTGCGCGTCAACACCATCTCCCCCGGCTACACCGCAACGCCGATGAATACGCGCCCCGAAATGGTGCACCAGACCAAGCTCTTCGAAGAACAGACGCCGATGCAGCGTATGGCCAATGTGGATGAAATGGTCGGCCCGGCAATCTTCCTGCTTTCCGATGCTGCAAGCTTCGTGACGGGTGTCGATCTGTTGGTGGATGGTGGTTTCTGCTGCTGGTAA